In Hwangdonia lutea, a single window of DNA contains:
- a CDS encoding MerR family transcriptional regulator → MHIDLPEKRYYAIGEVAKAFNVNTSLIRFWEKEFDVLKPKKNAKGNRKFTPEDIKNLKLIYHLVKERGFTLDGAKTHLKESKKETLNNFEIISKLEDVKNQLIKIKNHL, encoded by the coding sequence ATGCATATAGATTTACCAGAAAAAAGATATTATGCCATTGGGGAAGTTGCCAAGGCCTTTAATGTAAACACCTCGTTAATTCGGTTTTGGGAAAAGGAATTTGATGTGCTTAAACCCAAAAAAAATGCTAAAGGCAATCGAAAATTTACACCCGAAGACATTAAAAACCTTAAGCTTATTTACCACCTTGTTAAAGAGCGTGGCTTTACTTTAGATGGCGCTAAAACCCATTTAAAAGAAAGCAAAAAAGAGACTTTAAATAACTTTGAAATAATAAGTAAACTTGAAGATGTAAAAAATCAATTGATTAAAATTAAAAATCATTTGTAA
- a CDS encoding LemA family protein: MKKFLPWIIIGILVIGLYSWGKSFNNTAVNLNEGVKEAWGNVQTSYQRRNDLIGNLVNTVKGAADFEKSTLEAVVNARAKATSITIDPANVTPEQLAQYNQVQGGLSGALKSLLVTVERYPDLKANQNFLKLQDELTSTENTIQTARTRYNEAIKPYNIHVNEFPNTILAGILNFDEKPYFDAEAGANQPVQVDFSN; the protein is encoded by the coding sequence ATGAAAAAATTTTTACCATGGATTATCATAGGAATACTTGTAATTGGCTTGTATTCTTGGGGAAAAAGTTTTAATAACACAGCAGTTAATTTAAACGAAGGCGTAAAAGAAGCCTGGGGTAACGTACAGACCTCATACCAACGCAGAAACGACCTTATCGGTAATTTGGTAAATACCGTAAAAGGTGCTGCCGATTTTGAAAAAAGCACCTTAGAGGCTGTAGTTAATGCACGTGCCAAGGCCACTTCAATTACCATAGACCCCGCAAATGTTACGCCTGAACAATTAGCACAATATAATCAAGTGCAAGGCGGATTAAGCGGCGCATTAAAAAGTTTATTGGTAACCGTAGAACGTTACCCTGATTTAAAGGCCAATCAAAACTTTTTAAAATTACAGGACGAATTAACGAGCACCGAAAACACAATTCAAACGGCAAGAACACGATACAACGAAGCCATAAAACCTTATAATATCCATGTGAATGAATTTCCAAATACTATTCTTGCTGGCATATTAAATTTTGACGAAAAACCATATTTTGATGCTGAAGCTGGTGCCAACCAACCGGTTCAGGTAGATTTTTCAAACTAA
- a CDS encoding TPM domain-containing protein yields MSKIEDFLSPEEEQEIIEAIRIAEANTSGEIRVHIEKTSKTDAFSRAMEVFHYLKMDNTKLQNGVLIYVAVDDRSFVIYGDKGINDVVPDNFWNSTKDIMQTHFKSGHFKQGLVEGIKKAGTELAHHFPWKHNDSNELSNEISKG; encoded by the coding sequence ATGTCTAAAATTGAAGATTTTCTTTCACCTGAAGAAGAACAGGAAATCATAGAAGCTATTAGAATTGCCGAAGCAAACACTTCCGGAGAAATACGTGTACATATTGAAAAAACCTCAAAAACCGATGCTTTTTCACGCGCTATGGAGGTGTTTCATTATTTAAAAATGGACAATACCAAACTACAAAATGGGGTTTTAATTTATGTTGCTGTAGACGATAGAAGTTTTGTTATTTACGGTGATAAAGGCATTAACGATGTGGTTCCGGATAATTTTTGGAATAGCACAAAGGATATCATGCAAACGCATTTTAAATCTGGTCATTTTAAACAAGGCTTAGTCGAGGGTATTAAAAAAGCAGGCACAGAGCTTGCTCATCATTTTCCTTGGAAACACAACGACAGCAACGAACTTTCAAACGAAATATCAAAAGGATAA
- a CDS encoding TPM domain-containing protein: MQHSVLSIPTLKKEVKCVVTFLTLFCALNLSFGQYNIPEKPSFIPPVIDSTKTLSTKEYKLLFDKLKHYNDSTSTEILIVIIPTTKGENIGLLAPKWGHKWGIGQKKEDNGILVLLAKDDRKIWIAPGYGVEHKLTAGINGEIIRNIIIPEFKRNDYYRGLDKGIDAIFQVLSGEYKNNQKPSRRTNNFPVGFIVILVFIFIIILISISNNRRGGGGRNGGRRSPASDILEAIILSNMGRGNYRRGSGGFGGGFGGGSSSGGFGGFGGGGGFSGGGAGGSW; the protein is encoded by the coding sequence ATGCAACATTCAGTTTTAAGTATTCCAACACTAAAAAAAGAAGTGAAGTGCGTCGTTACTTTTTTAACGTTATTTTGCGCTCTAAATCTTTCTTTTGGGCAGTACAACATTCCTGAAAAACCAAGTTTTATACCGCCGGTAATCGATAGCACCAAAACCTTAAGCACTAAGGAATACAAACTGCTGTTTGATAAATTAAAACATTACAACGATTCTACTTCAACCGAAATTTTAATTGTAATCATCCCCACTACAAAAGGCGAAAACATTGGGCTGTTAGCACCTAAATGGGGGCATAAATGGGGCATTGGTCAAAAAAAAGAAGACAACGGTATCCTTGTTTTATTGGCAAAAGACGACCGAAAAATATGGATTGCTCCTGGTTATGGCGTGGAGCACAAACTTACTGCCGGTATAAACGGCGAAATTATCAGAAACATTATTATTCCTGAATTTAAACGCAATGATTATTATCGGGGATTGGACAAAGGCATTGATGCGATTTTTCAGGTTTTAAGTGGTGAATATAAAAACAACCAAAAACCTTCGAGAAGAACCAATAACTTTCCCGTTGGTTTTATTGTTATCCTTGTTTTTATATTTATTATAATTCTTATTTCCATTTCCAATAACCGGCGCGGTGGCGGCGGTAGAAATGGTGGACGCAGATCGCCCGCCAGTGATATTTTAGAAGCCATTATTTTAAGCAATATGGGCCGTGGCAACTACCGCAGAGGTTCTGGCGGTTTTGGTGGAGGCTTTGGCGGTGGTTCCAGTAGCGGAGGCTTTGGCGGCTTTGGAGGTGGCGGTGGATTTTCCGGCGGTGGTGCGGGTGGTAGTTGGTAA
- a CDS encoding TonB-dependent receptor yields the protein MRHIILFLVLSNTFLSFSQSKPFNISGTVIDEFNKSQLESATVYLQRVKDSALVTYTISDKNGEFTLEGKTYDEKLNLLVSYVGYKTINKSININKEDIKLGTINMMVDDNALDEVIVKSTPPITIKKDTLEFNVKSFKTKKDANVEDLLKKLPGVEIDEAGKITVNGKEVNKILVNGKPFFGNDPTITTRNLTKEIIEKVQITDTKSKADAFAGKESDGENKTINLTIKKENNKGVFGRLAAGAGTDERYEFAGMFNYFDNDRRISLLSGGNNINSAGFSFGEIRKMFGGGNRINISGDGSFAIDGRSFGGGQGITTSRTSGLNYADKIGEKTDVSGSYFYSGSESENTSSTQRENILPDTRYFTDSNSSSSNSTDSHRANTELEFKIDSTLYINVKPSFNFTKSENISSRDETSRDIDRVLINESESSSFVENTAKNFSNNVNLTKRFGSKGSFLRLYFNNRNNITETDDFLDSETNIYGATPNDIIRKQFTDGENHSSNVSTGITYRQPILGKKLALDFSYRYNRNKQENIRSTFDFDEVEQDYNTFNKDLSTNFKYIDDNNTFGLELSYRKDKLFAEIETDYVLRTLENQDFLRSDLDLKRDFNNLQLSSTIRYRFSPKASFRAGYRLRNSVPSLRQLQPFQDVSNPLNTVVGNPNLKTGIDHRFNVNFNAFDFNKGTGFYGYVRGNFRNNQVVSKSIINEDLVRNTTFENVNGNHNINSSIWYNKKVKIDSLTSIKFGFGSSIGLSKNINFNNGVKYSSRVNNIGPSVNFELTVKDLLEIRPRYRLQFTKNRYDIDAFNDRSFVYHNLNVVTGFFLPKNFEWRNNVNFNYNPNIADGFQKSAWFWNSTLAYSFMKDSATLTLKAYDLLNQNTNARRIATENYIQDSQSTVLQQYFMLSFSWKFNSLGKKGEVRESRFHF from the coding sequence ATGAGACACATCATTTTATTTTTAGTGTTATCGAACACTTTCTTGTCATTTTCGCAATCTAAACCTTTTAATATTTCTGGAACTGTAATTGACGAATTCAACAAATCCCAATTAGAATCGGCAACGGTTTATTTGCAGCGCGTTAAGGATAGTGCGTTGGTTACCTATACCATTTCAGATAAAAACGGTGAATTTACTTTAGAGGGAAAAACTTACGATGAAAAGCTGAATCTTTTAGTGTCGTACGTTGGTTATAAAACAATAAACAAATCGATTAACATAAACAAAGAAGACATTAAGCTAGGAACCATTAATATGATGGTAGATGATAATGCGTTAGATGAGGTAATTGTTAAATCTACCCCGCCAATAACTATTAAAAAAGATACTTTGGAGTTTAATGTAAAATCTTTTAAAACAAAAAAAGATGCCAATGTTGAGGATTTGTTAAAGAAACTTCCGGGAGTTGAGATTGACGAAGCTGGAAAGATAACAGTAAACGGTAAGGAAGTTAATAAAATATTGGTAAACGGAAAGCCCTTTTTTGGAAACGATCCCACCATTACAACCCGAAATTTGACTAAAGAAATTATTGAAAAAGTACAGATAACCGATACAAAGTCCAAGGCTGATGCTTTTGCAGGAAAAGAAAGCGATGGCGAAAACAAAACCATAAACCTAACCATTAAAAAAGAAAACAATAAAGGGGTTTTTGGTCGTTTGGCGGCGGGTGCCGGGACTGATGAACGCTACGAATTTGCTGGTATGTTTAATTATTTTGATAACGATAGGCGTATTAGCCTGCTTTCTGGTGGCAATAATATTAATTCGGCTGGATTTAGCTTTGGTGAAATTAGAAAAATGTTTGGCGGCGGTAATCGAATAAATATTAGTGGCGATGGTTCTTTTGCAATTGATGGGCGTTCCTTTGGTGGCGGTCAAGGCATTACAACCTCCAGAACTTCGGGACTAAATTATGCCGATAAAATAGGCGAAAAAACCGATGTTTCGGGAAGCTATTTTTACTCGGGTAGCGAATCGGAGAATACCTCTTCAACCCAACGCGAAAATATTCTGCCCGATACCCGATATTTTACCGATTCAAATTCAAGTTCTTCAAACTCAACCGATAGCCACAGGGCCAATACCGAGCTGGAATTTAAAATAGATTCTACATTATATATCAATGTGAAACCCTCATTTAACTTCACAAAAAGTGAAAATATATCGTCAAGAGACGAAACCTCAAGAGATATTGATAGGGTATTGATTAATGAATCCGAATCGTCTTCTTTTGTTGAAAATACAGCTAAAAACTTTAGCAACAATGTTAATTTAACCAAGCGTTTTGGGAGCAAAGGTTCGTTTCTAAGACTCTATTTCAATAACCGAAACAACATTACGGAGACCGATGATTTTTTAGATTCTGAAACCAATATTTATGGCGCCACGCCAAACGATATTATAAGAAAGCAATTTACTGATGGCGAAAACCACTCTAGCAACGTTTCAACAGGAATTACTTACAGGCAACCTATTTTGGGCAAAAAATTAGCATTGGATTTTAGTTACCGTTACAACAGAAACAAGCAAGAAAATATAAGAAGCACTTTTGATTTTGACGAAGTAGAACAGGATTACAATACCTTTAATAAGGATTTGAGCACCAACTTTAAATATATTGATGATAACAATACCTTTGGTTTGGAATTATCTTATAGAAAAGACAAGCTGTTTGCAGAAATAGAGACCGATTATGTGTTACGAACTTTAGAAAACCAAGATTTTTTAAGATCTGATTTAGACCTAAAAAGAGACTTTAATAATTTACAGCTTTCATCAACTATACGATACCGATTTAGTCCAAAAGCATCATTTAGAGCCGGTTATAGGTTAAGAAATAGCGTACCCAGTTTAAGGCAATTACAACCTTTTCAAGATGTGTCTAATCCTTTAAATACAGTAGTTGGTAATCCTAATTTAAAAACAGGTATAGACCATAGGTTTAATGTTAACTTCAATGCTTTCGATTTTAATAAAGGCACTGGGTTTTACGGTTATGTTCGTGGTAATTTTAGAAATAATCAAGTGGTTTCTAAATCAATTATAAATGAGGATTTAGTACGTAATACAACTTTTGAGAATGTAAATGGCAACCACAATATCAATTCTAGTATATGGTATAATAAAAAGGTGAAAATAGACTCTTTAACCTCAATAAAGTTTGGTTTTGGCTCATCAATAGGGTTAAGCAAGAACATTAATTTTAATAACGGAGTTAAATATAGTAGTAGGGTTAATAATATAGGGCCAAGTGTGAATTTTGAGCTTACGGTTAAAGATTTGTTGGAAATTAGACCACGCTACAGGTTGCAATTCACAAAAAATAGATATGATATCGATGCTTTTAATGATAGGAGTTTTGTTTACCACAACTTAAATGTTGTCACTGGTTTTTTCTTGCCCAAAAACTTCGAGTGGCGAAATAATGTAAACTTTAATTATAATCCCAATATAGCCGATGGATTTCAAAAAAGCGCTTGGTTTTGGAATTCGACTTTGGCCTATTCGTTTATGAAAGACAGCGCAACCCTAACCTTAAAGGCTTACGATTTACTAAACCAAAACACCAATGCCAGACGAATCGCCACCGAAAACTACATACAAGACTCACAAAGTACCGTTTTGCAACAATATTTTATGCTAAGTTTTAGTTGGAAATTTAACAGTTTGGGTAAAAAAGGAGAAGTAAGAGAAAGCAGATTTCATTTTTAA
- the der gene encoding ribosome biogenesis GTPase Der produces MSNIVAIVGRPNVGKSTFFNRLIQRREAIVDAVSGVTRDRHYGKSDWNGKEFSLIDTGGYVLGSDDVFEAEIDKQVELAIDEADAIIFMVDVESGVTGMDEDVAKLLRKVNKPVFLVVNKVDNAKRAEDAVEFYALGLGEYYTIASINGSGTGELLDALVEALPENEEKEEETLPRFAVVGRPNAGKSSFINALIGEDRYIVTDIAGTTRDAIDTKYNRFGFEFNLVDTAGIRRKSKVKEDLEFYSVMRSVRAIEHADVCLLVLDATRGFDGQVQNIFWLAERNRKGIVVLVNKWDLVEKDHKSMKEFEKTIRKQMEPFTDVPIVFISALTKQRIFKAIETAVEVYKNRTKRIKTSQLNEVLLPIIENYPPPAYKAKFVKIKYIMQLPTPQPQFAFFCNLPQYVKDAYKRFLENKLREHFDFRGVPISVYMRKK; encoded by the coding sequence ATGAGTAATATAGTAGCCATAGTAGGTCGCCCCAATGTAGGAAAATCAACGTTTTTTAATCGTTTAATTCAGCGGCGCGAAGCCATTGTAGATGCCGTAAGTGGCGTAACCCGAGATCGCCATTACGGTAAAAGTGATTGGAACGGTAAGGAGTTTTCGCTTATCGATACGGGTGGTTATGTTTTGGGAAGTGATGATGTTTTTGAAGCTGAAATTGATAAACAAGTAGAGTTGGCCATTGATGAAGCCGATGCTATCATTTTTATGGTTGATGTAGAATCGGGTGTTACGGGTATGGATGAAGACGTTGCCAAACTGTTGCGTAAAGTTAACAAACCCGTTTTTTTGGTGGTTAATAAGGTTGATAATGCGAAACGAGCTGAAGATGCCGTGGAGTTTTATGCCTTAGGTTTGGGTGAATATTACACCATTGCCAGTATCAATGGTAGCGGAACGGGCGAGCTTTTGGATGCTTTGGTTGAAGCTTTACCGGAAAATGAAGAAAAGGAAGAAGAAACCTTGCCAAGATTTGCCGTAGTTGGTCGACCAAATGCAGGGAAATCATCTTTTATAAACGCATTAATTGGAGAAGATAGATATATCGTAACTGACATTGCAGGTACTACTCGTGATGCTATTGATACAAAATATAACCGCTTTGGTTTTGAGTTTAATTTGGTTGATACGGCAGGAATTCGCAGAAAATCTAAAGTAAAAGAAGATTTGGAATTTTACTCGGTGATGCGTAGTGTGCGCGCTATCGAGCATGCCGATGTATGTTTGTTGGTTTTAGATGCCACGAGAGGTTTTGACGGACAAGTACAAAACATTTTTTGGCTGGCAGAGCGCAACAGAAAAGGTATTGTGGTTTTGGTTAATAAATGGGATTTGGTTGAAAAAGACCATAAATCGATGAAAGAATTCGAAAAAACCATCAGAAAACAAATGGAGCCTTTTACCGATGTGCCCATTGTTTTTATTTCTGCACTTACCAAACAGCGTATTTTTAAAGCTATTGAAACTGCCGTTGAGGTTTATAAAAACCGTACTAAACGCATTAAAACAAGCCAGTTGAATGAGGTGCTTTTACCTATTATAGAAAACTATCCGCCACCAGCATACAAAGCAAAATTTGTAAAAATTAAATACATCATGCAATTGCCAACACCGCAACCGCAATTTGCATTTTTCTGTAATTTACCTCAGTATGTAAAAGATGCCTATAAGCGTTTTCTTGAAAATAAATTACGCGAGCATTTCGATTTTAGGGGCGTTCCTATTAGTGTTTATATGCGGAAAAAATAA
- a CDS encoding GTP-binding protein — protein MPVNNEIVLRPRFKMNLNQNNERLLKAFEDAKTTQKEFIISRIDDHVFIKLPKAKQQFWSPQLHLEINEVKDSSSKLHGLFGPNPTVWTMFMFLHFMVAGLFIAFGIWAYTNWNLEHDYAIQLSLMFLMVIVWFALYFAGSIGKASSKNEMHDLYDFMNRVLEENGVDLNQNP, from the coding sequence ATGCCGGTAAATAATGAAATTGTTTTACGTCCGCGATTTAAAATGAATTTAAATCAAAATAACGAAAGGCTTTTAAAGGCTTTTGAAGATGCTAAAACCACACAAAAAGAGTTTATAATTAGCAGGATTGACGATCACGTATTTATTAAACTACCCAAAGCAAAACAACAGTTTTGGTCGCCGCAATTACATTTGGAAATAAATGAAGTTAAAGATAGCTCCAGCAAATTACACGGTTTGTTTGGACCTAATCCTACGGTTTGGACCATGTTTATGTTTTTACATTTTATGGTGGCAGGTTTATTTATTGCTTTCGGAATTTGGGCCTATACCAATTGGAATTTAGAGCACGATTACGCGATACAATTAAGCCTTATGTTTTTAATGGTTATTGTTTGGTTTGCCCTTTATTTTGCCGGTAGTATAGGGAAAGCATCGAGCAAAAATGAGATGCACGATTTATATGATTTTATGAATAGGGTTTTAGAAGAAAATGGGGTTGACCTAAACCAGAATCCCTAA
- the era gene encoding GTPase Era, which produces MSHKAGFVNIIGNPNVGKSTLMNAFVGEKLSIITSKAQTTRHRILGIVNGDDFQVLFSDTPGIIKPAYELQESMMSFVKSAFEDADILLYMVEIGEQELKDEVFFKKIKNSKIPVLLLLNKIDKSDQQQLEAQVQLWTEKVPNAEIFPISALEGFNVKEVFNRIVELLPESPAFYPKDQLTDKPERFFINESIREKILMHYKKEIPYAVEIETEEFFEEENIIRIRSVIMVERDTQKGIIIGHKGSAIKRVGVEARKDLEKFFGKQIHLELYVKVNKNWRSNQNQLKRFGYNS; this is translated from the coding sequence ATGAGCCACAAAGCAGGTTTTGTAAATATAATTGGCAACCCAAATGTGGGAAAGTCTACCTTGATGAATGCCTTTGTTGGCGAGAAATTGTCGATAATCACATCCAAGGCACAAACCACACGACACCGTATTTTGGGTATTGTAAACGGCGATGATTTTCAGGTGTTATTTAGCGATACGCCCGGTATTATAAAACCGGCCTACGAGTTGCAAGAATCTATGATGAGCTTTGTTAAATCGGCTTTTGAAGATGCCGATATTTTACTCTACATGGTTGAAATTGGTGAACAAGAATTAAAAGACGAGGTTTTTTTTAAGAAAATTAAAAACTCGAAAATCCCCGTTTTATTACTATTAAATAAAATTGATAAAAGCGACCAACAACAATTGGAAGCCCAAGTACAGCTTTGGACGGAAAAAGTACCCAATGCCGAGATTTTTCCTATTTCGGCTTTAGAAGGTTTTAATGTAAAAGAAGTGTTTAATCGTATTGTTGAGCTACTTCCGGAATCGCCTGCATTTTATCCAAAAGACCAATTAACAGATAAACCAGAACGTTTTTTTATAAACGAATCCATTCGCGAAAAAATCTTGATGCATTACAAAAAGGAAATTCCTTATGCGGTTGAAATAGAAACCGAGGAGTTTTTTGAGGAAGAAAACATCATCCGTATCCGTTCTGTTATTATGGTAGAGCGCGACACCCAAAAGGGCATCATAATTGGGCATAAAGGGTCGGCCATAAAACGCGTGGGTGTTGAAGCCCGAAAAGATTTAGAAAAGTTTTTTGGTAAGCAAATCCATTTGGAGTTGTATGTAAAAGTGAATAAAAACTGGCGCAGCAACCAAAACCAACTGAAACGTTTTGGTTATAATAGCTAA
- a CDS encoding DUF3472 domain-containing protein, which translates to MKIINKQSGIQRGLLVSILCIQFIITSCVNSNNSTTNKTVDFTTTIPVAGNTWIINDLYKNKSISKNGVENWTDFNDVIRTYFYANQTGKIDVGLRIKTIDGNSRIKVTVGGKSKEVNISNTEYSDIYIDEFEIGSTGYHFVDVQGISKKGNEIAKLLSVKIGGMATNELSFIKKESNFYFGRRGPSVHLGYKEPKGKDITWFYNEITVPKNNDVIGSYYMANGFSNGYFGMQVNSKTERRILFSVWSAFNTQDPKQIPKEYKVIPLGNGSGVHVGEFGNEGSGAQSYMVFDWKAETTYKFLLKGESKVENSIDYTAYFYAPEVGDWKLIASFRKPKTKDKHITRTYSFLENFEPNSGYIEREVNFDNQWIYDTNGDWTELTSAKYTADATARNGVRFDYDGGANGNRFYLRNCGFFSNNKAFDVQVTREPNNVAPLIDFSALETPKIQ; encoded by the coding sequence ATGAAGATTATTAATAAGCAAAGCGGCATACAAAGGGGACTTTTAGTTTCTATTTTATGTATTCAATTCATCATTACATCATGTGTAAATTCAAATAATTCAACAACAAATAAAACCGTTGACTTTACAACTACAATACCAGTAGCAGGTAATACATGGATAATTAACGACTTGTATAAAAACAAAAGTATTTCGAAAAATGGTGTTGAAAACTGGACAGATTTCAACGATGTTATTCGTACTTATTTCTATGCCAATCAAACCGGGAAAATCGATGTAGGCTTGCGCATTAAAACAATAGACGGCAATTCTCGTATAAAAGTAACTGTTGGAGGTAAAAGTAAAGAGGTTAATATCTCCAATACCGAGTATAGTGACATTTATATAGACGAATTTGAGATCGGATCAACCGGATATCATTTTGTCGATGTTCAGGGCATTTCTAAAAAAGGAAATGAAATTGCTAAACTCCTTAGTGTTAAAATTGGAGGTATGGCAACTAACGAATTATCGTTTATAAAAAAAGAATCTAATTTTTATTTTGGTAGACGCGGTCCTTCGGTTCATTTAGGTTATAAAGAGCCAAAAGGGAAAGATATCACTTGGTTTTACAACGAAATTACCGTACCTAAAAATAACGATGTTATTGGGTCGTATTATATGGCCAATGGTTTCTCAAATGGCTATTTTGGTATGCAAGTAAACTCAAAAACAGAACGCCGCATATTATTTTCGGTATGGAGTGCGTTTAATACCCAAGATCCTAAACAAATCCCAAAAGAATACAAAGTAATACCCTTAGGGAATGGCTCTGGCGTTCATGTGGGTGAGTTTGGTAATGAAGGTTCTGGAGCACAAAGCTATATGGTGTTTGATTGGAAAGCAGAAACAACATATAAGTTTTTGTTAAAGGGCGAATCGAAAGTTGAAAACTCTATCGATTATACAGCTTATTTTTATGCGCCCGAGGTTGGTGATTGGAAACTTATCGCTAGTTTTAGAAAACCAAAAACCAAGGATAAGCATATCACACGTACCTATTCGTTTTTAGAGAATTTTGAGCCTAACAGTGGATACATTGAAAGAGAAGTGAATTTTGATAACCAATGGATTTACGACACCAATGGAGATTGGACCGAACTTACATCGGCGAAATACACTGCCGATGCAACGGCCAGAAACGGTGTACGGTTTGATTACGATGGCGGTGCCAATGGCAATAGGTTTTATTTAAGAAATTGTGGATTCTTTAGTAATAACAAAGCTTTTGATGTACAGGTAACTCGAGAGCCAAACAATGTTGCTCCGCTAATTGATTTTTCTGCTTTAGAAACACCAAAAATACAGTAA